The window AAATATGTCAATGTCTACAAGTCAGCTTGAAGTTGAATAATGAGTTAGCATGGTCTGTAACATCTAGACTTCATTGCAGCTCTGATGGCAAACAGAAAACATGACTCTGATCTGTTAGATGAAAATCAGAGACGACTATAGAATCATAAGAAGTCATGCTGCCAGATTGCTGATGGGGATTATTGGACAAGTTGGACATTAGTATATGGCCGACCCACTTGTCTCAATAGTTGGGGAAATTCTGCTTATCTATTCATTCAGCCCATCtcttcttatatttattttaatggcGTGTCTTGCCTCTGATGTTAGGCAATCACTTCCCCAACCGAGTTGACCTACAAAAGTCTGCTGTTGGTGGTCTTGACCCAGCTTGTGTAtgatttaattgatttaaaaaatatttttcatgaaGTCTCATTATTCCGTAAAATATTTTTGTAGCCAATAGGGAAACCTTATCATCATTGTAGCACTTCGACAACACTGACAGCTTTTTAATTACGTCCCCTAAGCTTTCTCTCTGACtccttttttaatgcattttttaaagtaGACCACAAGAGAGTTGCAGCAGTAAAgccattaaataaataaatatcacattTTCACTGGTCCAATGCCAGATACACCCCTGCCAGGTTAGCAGCTATGTTCATCAGGTCtataatcattttctttttagacCTACTACAGGTTTAGCTAATTGTCTTCCTTTTtcctacaataataataatacaactgaTTATTTCTCAGTGATGATATAGGGTCAGTTTTGTAATGATTGGTGATAACGACTATGATCATTCTATTCAAGCTTACAGGATTCAAACTTGTGTCCTATGGTATGGGAAAATAGATGcattttatatcacattttcatttcattaaatcTTCAGTGTCATGTTTGGATTAAATTGAGTTGTGTTGTCAACTGCCTGCTGGAATGCAAACTAAACAGTTAACCTGTATGGTCTGGCTGGGCtgatcttcctctctctttttggATAACGATTGTCCATATGTCATAATTCGTTATTATCATGCACCCGGAACATTTGGTTGGAACTTTGTAGACACCAACAAAAGTAGAAAGCAgagattttagtttttaaaaagtggtaTTTTTCCATAGTCTAAAAGTTCATTTGACCCCATTTCTGGCATTCTGATCTGAGATAAGATGTCCCCTGGTGCTGTTTGAGAGAATCAAATGTAATTTCTAGGCTTGGTGTTCTTTACTGCGAATGAAGTATATATAGATTATATGTCAATCTAGAAATCTTTGGAGAAAAGCTGAGTGGAGTTAAGTATTAGAGGTCACCTTGAAGGAGAGGCAATGTCTAAAGAGTAGCCAAGTAAGTGTCACAATCACAGCTGCTTGTCTTTTCAAAGCAGTGTCTAAATGGTTGACACTTAAtcatttgtttatatttctcattgttCCAGGCTGCTGATCTTAGTAAGCCCATAGACAAGAGGATATACAAAGGAACGCAGCCGACATGTCACGACTTCAACCCCATCACAGCTACAGCAGAGAGCGTCTCCCTGCTGGTGGGCTTCTCAGCAGGACAGGTGCAGCTCATCGACCCGATAAAGAAGGAAACCAGCAAACTCTTCAATGAAGAGGTGGGTTCCAGTCAGCGTCTCATGTTCTGATGCTTAGATCAACTAAAAGATACTGAAGACAACTTAAATTTCAGTTGTCTAAAATAATGGAATAACTAGCTGACCAgtgtctttgttttctctctctctctctctctctctctctctctctctctctctctctctctctctctctctctctgtttctctgtccgTCTCCCCCCCAGAGACTCATCGACAAGTCCCGAGTAACGTGTGTACGATGGGTTCCTGGTTCGGAGAGCTTGTTTCTGGTGGCCCACTCCAGTGGGAGCATGTATTTGTACAACGTGGAAAACACCTGCGGCACCACGGCGCCTCACTACCAGCTCCTTAAGCAGGGTGAAAACTATGCTGTGCATACCTGCAAGAGCAAGTCGGCTCGCAACCCGCTACTGCGCTGGACAGTGGGCGAAGGGGCGCTCAACGAGTTCGCCTTCTCTCCGGACGGCAAGTTTCTGGCGTGCGCGAGCCAGGACGGCTTCCTGCGGGTGTTTGGCTTCGACGCCGCAGAGCTCCACGGGACTATGAAGAGCTACTTCGGCGGCTTGCTCTGCGTGTGCTGGAGCCCCGACGGACGATACATCGTGGCGGGAGGGGAGGACGACCTGGTGACGGTGTGGTCGTTTTCAGACTGCAGAGTGATCGCGCGGGGGCACGGTCACAAGTCGTGGGTGAGTGTGGTGGCGTTCGACCACTGCACCACCAGCGTGGAGGACGGCGACCCCCCCGCTGAGTTCAGCGGGAGCGATGAGGAATTCCACGAGCAGATTCACTTCGGTGCGGGCAGAGACAGAGCCAACAGCGCTCATTCTCGGCTTTCTAAGAGGAACTCTACAGACAGTAGACCTGTTAGTGTGACATACAGGTTTGGCTCAGTGGGACAGGATACCCAGCTGTGTCTGTGGGACCTAACAGAGGACATTCTCTTCCCTCACCTCCCTTTGTCCCGCACTAGGACTCACACTAATGTTATGAGTGCCACAAGCCCTCCAGCCACTGGACtaactactactgctgctactactactactacaactactactacaactactactgtaTCCGCCACTAATCCCAGTGGCACCAATGGTAAAGACAATGCGAGCAATAGTAGCACCAGTGGCAACCCAGCGAACTCCCTCCCCAGCACCCTGCCTCGGTCCAACAGCTTGCCACACTCCTCCAACCCAACAGGGGGCAGCACCCCCAACAGTCAcacaggcagcaacagcagcagcagcaccaccaccgccaccgccaccacgACCACAAcgaccaccgccaccaccaccgccaccaagGGCAACAGCATCATAGACAGCGCTTTCATTGCCACCGGCGTCAGCAAGTTCGCAACGCTGTCGCTACACGACTCGCGCAAGGAGCGCCACGAGAAGGACCACAAGCGGAACCACAGCATGGGCCACATCAGCAGCAAGAGCAGCGACAAGCTCAACCAGCTCAGCTCGACGCGGACGGCGAAAGCGGAAGCGGCCAAGACTCTGGGCACCACGCTGTGCCCGCGCATGGAGGACGTGCCGCTGCTCGAGCCGCTGGTGTGCAAGAAGATCGCTCACGAGAGACTCACTGTGTTAATCTTCCTTGAGGACTGTCTGGTAACAGCCTGTCAGGAGGGTTTCGTTTGCACATGGGCTAGGCCTGGGAAAGTGGTGAGTGACAGGCCTCTCGAGGATACTGTCATGTGACACCTCTTAGCTTGCATTGTCTCGAGCACAGGCATTTTTCCACGCTGCATCCAGAAGCCGCTAACGCCACTGTGTGCAGCCATTGGTTATTTCATGCAAGATTTACACTAAAACCCTCAGCATTTTTTTGATGGTTAATAGCACATCTTCTCCGACAGTAAACCTCATGGCCTCACTATTCTGCCTCTTTTAATGCATCCACGTAACACTGTTGTTTGTTATCAATGTGTGTTATCTGTCTCTCCACAGGGTTTGCTATCATCTCAAAACAACCCAGCCAACTCCCCCAGTGGAACAGTAGTATAGCCCCAGTGCTGGTGCTGCTAATGACAGCTCCATGCAACAGAGACGGGGGGATGACCAAGGCCAAGGCCCCGCAGCGCTTCttcacacactgtcacacaccACATGACCTCCAGTGTCACCTCCATTCTCATCACTACAAACCACCCCGAtgctctctctgtgttactgCTCATGTTTAGATAACCGATGTTGGCCAAAGCCAGGGTTAGAAACTTGACGCCCCCTGTTTTTTGTCTGAGCGGTGACAAAGGGTGCCGTTGGAAGTAAGATGGCAAGCTTTAAATCGTCCAGGAGGTTTACGGGAGGGGTCGACTGGCTCATTGTTCCATCTGTGGTCATATCAAGTCGTGTCTAGtctgaaaataacaaaactCTAGTAACCCAATCCTTTGTGCCTGTAGATCTTCAAAAGACTAGACATGCTAACCTTTTTTGTATGGGTTTAATTTGGACATTTTCTCCTACATTTTGTATCTTCAAATGTATTCACAGATAAAGGGAATAAGATGAGGGAGTGTTTTTGGAGCAGCAGCATATCCCCGACGCCAAGTCTCTTTCCACTTCCTGGGCAATCTCCTGTGTGCAGCCCCAGTCCTCGACACCTGTTACTTCctttacaaatattttaatcagccGGTATCACACTTTAAAGTGTATTTGCACagatttttctttcattcttttttgttttttttttcccattttgaaTTAATGACGGTGGAACACAAGCAAAATATTTTGAAGACCTGCTTTGGAAGCACttgggagggggagggggggagggaaggGGACGGCTTGTTATCGCCCTCTGTCTCAACGCTGGATGCTGCAATCATAGTTTtttatatggaaaaaaaaattgtttgcaCTTAATAGTTTGTTAGAGGAGAATGGCTTTACATTTTTGGAGTGTGTAAGGACTCCTTGACAAGGTTGAAAtataaatagaattaaaaaaaaaaacctttgtaTCTAttgaacatttattttaatattgtttcaGATTAAATGGGCTCTGtattatatgtaaatattgtacttcaaTGATTTATGGGTGAGATGATCATTATTACATTAGTTCAAAGATCCTCATTTCAGAAAATAGTGATATTTCTAATACAGAAGATCTATAcctaatattaaaaaaaacgaaTCTTGAATATGCAGgtgaaaatgtttctttttctgttgtACATAAAGAGAATTCAGGTGTATTTTTATTAATGAAACGTTTGGTATAGGAGACATCTATGAAAAACCCTCTTATCTAACAGGTAGTGCTGAACGCTAGCTAGCCTGTCGCTGCAGATTCCTTTTAGGCAAGGTATAGGCGCAGACGCAGCAGGCCTAATTCAGCCAATCACTCCGAGCTCAGGTAAACCACAGGAAGACTAACGCTGGCATAGCTCCCCCTCACTTAGCCCCATCCATCAAAACATGTGTGTGAATTCACTTTAACTAACAAATAAGACTGACAACCGTGTTCTGCGAGATCGGGGCTTGCGGCGTGCGAGTCCTGTTGTTTGTGAGTAATAATAACTGAACTGATGCTGAACTtgtgaacaaaaaaacatttgacactGTGTTGAATACCAACTGACTTAAAACGTCAGCACTTGATGATGGTGCAAGTGCTTGAGGTGAGCGTGTTTTTTCAAGCACCCCACATAGGAAGACTGAGGATATTAACAGTGGGAGCCTTTTCCTCCATGTGACGCCTATTAAAAACAGCTTTGACAGATTACATGTTCCATTTGTGGTACTTTATTAAGCGCATGTACTCACCGCATGAATCAATGTCTTCATTATAGTTGGGGAATATACCCATGCTTCACCTCCACGTGAGGCCAGAGGTCAGGCTCAGCACACAATATGAATTTATTAGGTATCCTGACTCATATCACAACTGCTGGCAGTCATACGTAAGAGTAGCACTTCCATTACAGTAGCATTTAGCTCCGCCAGATGGCATTTGGACATTTTACCGGTTATATTACACAAGGAAGTAAAAAGATTTTGCTTATAAGAATAATGCGCCAGACATGCCGCAACATCTTTTTGATAATACTGGTATTAAATTTCATCCGACAGGTCATGTCCTGACATGATCACAATTAAAGGGAGTGGAAATGAATCCGTTCTTTCATTTAATTGAATTAAGTTATTATTAAAGGCCCTGCcacacagctgttttcagttaCCAGCTAATTAGAGCTCCGCTCTGGAGCCATACTGGAAATGACGTGAGGTATTGAACTAGAGTCCATCGGTGTGTTCCAATactcatactaccatactatgtAGAaagccagaaaaagatttagtacgTCCCAATACAAATGcaatatgccaaaaataccacattttgcaatatgtaagccagcatgcttttctggctattctgtcccacaatcctctgcacagtggATAtgaaggagggtgaaaagaggagatgtcacgcgtcatcaagacgtcatatctttggggtacaacgcATGCgttgtaaaatctggtctgcactcgccgaaattgagccaatcacaacTCAGACCGCacctccagttacactgcgtaTGTGTTAaaacccgtgtcccagcctctttcaatacgCCTTGGTGGATATATATATGAGCAagggggtcaaagttcaaggcgcaatgttatgatgaagtattATGTccaaattgtatgcatactgcatgcaacagtacatactttgtgaGGTGCAGAGATGTCAATCAAGGACAATTTGGTACAATCCTAtacacagtcctgagaagaggtctaatcaggcaTAACGAGTGAAAACACCTATGTGGGTGGACCAAAGGTGTGTAGCAGCAGGGCCTTTTTAATGGGCTTTTCTCACGGCACACATTTtaacttgtcatagtaggaaaagcacagtcATTACTAGTAacactaacgatggctctgCTCTATATAACTGTTCTAGTGAAgggtgacagtgagccagcatgcacaacaccaggaccctcaaatcaaaacattcagccatcattaaatTCATAAtgtacacctgtgcttttcctactataaCGAGTCCAAATGTCTTCCATGAAAAAGGCctataaaaacagtaaaaggTGCCATACAACAAAACAGGAGATCGATATGTCcactgacatttattttgacaggtcccaaaaggagaaaatacaggtgtaaataataaaattagtgatggctgaattccatttagctgtgGATTGTTATCAATGGAGAACAGTTTGTATGTAGGCCTGCAGCTATTTGCAACCTGCCCTCTGACGTCGACCcactacaaataataataataaataataaatgcaatatatataaatgcaagtccatttaccatttataacaTGTCAAAACTGTTtcactgctgtgaaaagggcctataaCAAGTAGTGAATATTATGTTCCTTAACAAAGCTGTTATACATTAATGAGGTCCGTCTTTGAACGTCAGGTATAAAATCTAATGTACAACTAATGTGTTACTAAACTGACCAGGAGCAGCCATTTAGTCTGGATATTAACATGGactacgttccaaatcacatccttttttctttttacttttagtatgtATGTACTGCAACTGCCCTTACaacataacattgtgccttgaactttgaccctcttgctcatacaTCCCCctcacagaggattgtgggtcagaatagccagtaaaagcatgctggcttgcatattgcaaaatgtgactggatgtatgtagtaggacatcctggtattgtTTTTTGgtatactgcatttgacatactatgtattgggacacactaaatctttttctaagATACTAAATAGTacgtagtatgggtattggaacactCAGCCAGAGACACAATAGGAGAAGCAGGTGGAAATAatcaaatgaatgatggctgaattccatttagctgtgGTTTTTTATCAATGGAGAACTGTGTGTTGCCCCACAGCTGTATGCAACGTACACTCACAGATGTTCACCCTctacaaatgtatatatatatatgggttTTACACAGGCTACGTTCCAaatgcatactttttctttttacttttaatacgtACTGCAGTAAGGCACACAATTTGGACATGCTACTTCaacataacattgtgccttgaactttgaccctcttgctcttttttttgGATTGTGTGTCAGAATAGATTCAAGATCCAAGAtccactttattgtcatttcactgagtatttgcatacacagaaggaaacaaaatattgtttctcccagctcccgtcagtgcattaaaaaggatagaataaataagtattcaAATGAACaatacctaaaaataacaataaaaaaaattaaaataagtacatgtttcagacacaatttcacacaatttgcagtcgtgtttagtagcagagaaaagtgcattaatgtccatagtaaagt is drawn from Sebastes umbrosus isolate fSebUmb1 chromosome 18, fSebUmb1.pri, whole genome shotgun sequence and contains these coding sequences:
- the wdr20b gene encoding WD repeat-containing protein 20, whose protein sequence is MAAEGGGKEMNEIKTQFTTREGVYKLLTHSEYSRPNRVPFNSQGSNPVKVSFVNVNDQSGNGDRICFNVGRELYFYIYKGVRKAADLSKPIDKRIYKGTQPTCHDFNPITATAESVSLLVGFSAGQVQLIDPIKKETSKLFNEERLIDKSRVTCVRWVPGSESLFLVAHSSGSMYLYNVENTCGTTAPHYQLLKQGENYAVHTCKSKSARNPLLRWTVGEGALNEFAFSPDGKFLACASQDGFLRVFGFDAAELHGTMKSYFGGLLCVCWSPDGRYIVAGGEDDLVTVWSFSDCRVIARGHGHKSWVSVVAFDHCTTSVEDGDPPAEFSGSDEEFHEQIHFGAGRDRANSAHSRLSKRNSTDSRPVSVTYRFGSVGQDTQLCLWDLTEDILFPHLPLSRTRTHTNVMSATSPPATGLTTTAATTTTTTTTTTTTVSATNPSGTNGKDNASNSSTSGNPANSLPSTLPRSNSLPHSSNPTGGSTPNSHTGSNSSSSTTTATATTTTTTTATTTATKGNSIIDSAFIATGVSKFATLSLHDSRKERHEKDHKRNHSMGHISSKSSDKLNQLSSTRTAKAEAAKTLGTTLCPRMEDVPLLEPLVCKKIAHERLTVLIFLEDCLVTACQEGFVCTWARPGKVGLLSSQNNPANSPSGTVV